CAGTGCCAAGTCTAAGGACATGTATGGACGACTCAGAAGACTTCGTTCAGCCAATTGGGGCATGGGACAGACAGCCGCAAGAACGATTTACAGAGGTGTATTCTTGCCTCGGGTCACATACGCCTCTGAGATTGGGGCCACTGGGAATAAGCTTGTTAAGAGCCAGAAAAAGTTGCTGAGCGCACAAAGGGCTCCTCTGCTGGCCATGACTGGTGCCTACAACACCGTCTCGACCAACTGTCTACCAGTAGTAGCAGGGACCCTGCCCCTCGATCTCGGGATGAGGCTTCAAGCGATCAACACCATCTGCGCTCGTCAAGAGATATCCCACGTACTGAGACTGGAAAAAGAAAACGAGCTCTTTGACGAGTGGCAGACAAGGTTTGACTCCTTGCCAAAAGGTAATTGGACGAAGAAGATGATACCTTCAGTCCGGGTGAGATACAGCCTACCAATGTCTCTGGACCACTGGACAACACAATTTTTAACAGGACATTGAGACTTCAGGGCCAAGCTCCATAGTTTCAAATTGGCTCCTGACCCAATCTGCGAATGCGACCGCAAACCGGAAACTGCGAACCACGTCCTCAGATTTTGCCCTAGGACGAAGAGTGCCCGTATCAGGCTCAAACGCGCACTCAGGGAAGAAGGTGTCTCCTGGCCGCCAGCTGACGGTGCCTTCCTCACCTCGAAGAAAACTTATGAAGCACTCAGAACATTTTCCAAACAAGTACTTACTAACCGCTCTGATCGATAAAATGAAAACATGAGGTCGTGAACCTACTAGGGTCAGGACGCAACCACCGTCACACGACGGATGGTGTCGCACTCGGGGTGCCTTGAATGAGTGCGTACGGCGTAAGAGGCAGAAGCGGTGAGACACGCTCGAGTGCGTCCTGACCCGGGACGCACTCATACGTCTGGGACGAGGAGTGCGGCCCTGCTGCGGGGGCCGTCCAGAATTCCGCATCAGTACTCCCTGCTTGTCGTAAGAGGCGACTAAAAGGGAATTTGGCCAAGACGGGCCGGCGCCTGGGGCGCGAACCTCCGAAACCTCCGGGGACTAGGGCGTTGAGAGGCTCTGACCGCGACCTCATGAAGAGCGGGTCGGTCACTTGGCTTAATCACCTGGTGACGCCTTCGTGGCGAGGACCGAGGTTCTGACCGCGACCTCGAGAAGAGCGGGTCGGTCACTGGGCTTAACCGCCTGGTGACACCTCTGGGAGGCGTAGAAAGGGCCCACCGTGAGCCCGTGGTACACGGCCCAAATCTCGGTAGGACCACAAGCTGAGGCAAGATTCCGACGAAGCTTCGTCCGAGCATCTCACCAATGATGTGCTTTACCTAGCGGGAAGCGAGATAGGTACTTCAGGATGTGAGGGGGCCCCTTGGTGTTGAGAGATTAGCACCAAGCCCTCACACGTCGACCGCGGTCGGACACTGCCCGCGGTCGATGGCGGTTTGGTTTCGGAGTGGCAGTTTGCAGGAGCATACTATGTGGTAATAGGCCGCACGCTTGGCCACGGTAAGGCGGCCGAGTGACGGGACCCGGCGGACCCGTACGGTGACAGCCGGCCGGGAAAGCACGGTCCCTCCTTAGCGCTCACCCAGCTTATCGTTGGGGCTATATACAACGAAGGTTGTCCGTGACCAGAAACGGAAAGCAATGTGGGTAGGTTGCGGCCTCACCAGGGCGGCGAAAGGTTCCTGTAAGCCCTAGCCAGATGGAACGGACGCACGGTGCCCGACTTCGGTGGGAACGTAGGTGCGCCCGGTGCTCGTGGTCCTCAGACGACGTGCGGTCGTCTGTCTGTCGACTACGAACACGTCAGTCATGACTCGTCATGCAGTGTTACGGGTCGGCGGGCGGCGATCGTAAGTCCTCCGCGGCTCTTGACTAGCACCCAGTGCTAATATAAGGTCCGCGGTTGTAGCCGAAAGGCAAAAACCCGGGAGTAGTAGTGTCCTCAGTCAGTACAGTTCCGATTTCATTCGTATGTGTCGTGCGCtcgttttatgattttttatttgagttttattttGTGCGTGTGAATTTTTATGTTCTAACTCAAAATGATATCTACTATTGGTCACCTATATAGGAACATTATTAGAGATGAAGTGGTAtgtgttcaatatttaaaagacCGAGGGTTATTACTGGCCGATAATCCGATGACATGTATAAAGGTGAAAGACGGTGTTGTATGTAATGGCCAACTTGTGGAATATTTAAGAAGTAGTAAAAAACGAAATTCTGATGGCACTATGAAAAAAGTTGTAACATTACGATGTACAAAACGGGGTTGCCAAACTTACCAATCGATTCGTAAAGATAATGACTTTTTTACCTACACGGTTCTTAACGGCCGTTGTAATAGTCAGCTATCATTATGTGAAATAATGGAAATAGTTTGGTTCTAGGTTAATTTAGTTCCAATAAATCAAGCTGTAAATTGGACTGGAAGAAGCAAAAACACCATCGTTGATTGGTATAATTTATGTAGAGATATaccagtatattttttttcaaaaagagaGAAAATGGGTGGTACTGGTTGTACTGTCCAAATTGACGAATCCCTTTTTCAGGGTAAAAGGAAGTATAACCGTGGTCGATTACAGCGTGGGGACCATCAGCCATTAAGAGAAATAAGTAATTCCAGCAACGAAGATTCTGACGAAAATGAAATAGtacgtacaaataaaaattatgggaATCGTATAGTAGGCCCATGGGTATTTGGAATTTGTTGGAAACGGCCAGACTTATTATTAGAACGGCGattttttatagtagaaaaacgGGACCGAGAAActcttttacaaattattaaaaacgaaataataactGGAACGACAATTTATAGTGACCAATGGAGAGCGTACTCAACATTAAATCATCATGGATGTTTGTGATTCATCAAACAGTTAACCATTCAGAATTTTTTATTGACCCGGAAACAGGAGCACACACTCAACACATTGAAGGCTTATGGAGAATTATGAAatccaaatataatatcaaaaaaaatgggGCGTCTCCTTTACTAGACCGACAACTCCAAGAAGAGTGGTGGAGATCGTGTCAAAATCCAAAAACCATTTTTGATGCATTTTTGACTGATATGAAAAATAAGTTTCATAACAATACGGACTGAAACAATACATATAGTTGTTGACGACACTGAGAAGTGGAATCAAAAAAagattagttaaaaattaaaattattggtaaGTATTACATGTATTGAACGATAAATCAGTGTGTAGGTCGCATATTGGACCGTtacccatattatttattacggcTATACTGTagctaaattaaattgtaataataatttcataaaattgtatGCAGAAACTGTTGAAAAAATACTGTAAGGGGCAAACCGGATTGCAGTCAAATACTCAAATgttgaacatataatattatataattaaataaatgttttaagaatAAAGCTCTTCTATAATACGGTCATACGACAATATGCGGAAAGCTTTTCCAAACAaagaacagaaaaaacaataactatactctgttcaaaataagaaacCTAGACGGCGGCTAGCTACTGCGCAGGGGCGTGGCTAGACAAATAGCACGGACATAAATCAACGCCACCGCAGCGCTTCGGCGGGAGCGACTCATTAGTCTATCTTTGATAAGTGACATGAACACATAACTTAAAATGCATTGTATACCTGTTCACGCCGTGCGGCGAGGTGTGTGTGCGTACTTCTCCGTACGTTAACACGTTATAcaaccaatttattttatgttttctaatttatattatgttaccttttgtttcaatgtatatttatattttttctcttaCCAGGTGTAAAATACATACGatcgtgaaaaataaaaaaacaatttttaatttttaataaatatattttaataaaaaataaacaaaaataaaaaatatatgatacaattatattataaaaaaaaagttagtcaGAAGAGTCATTCGATGTGTCTCCTGTAATGGTTAGCACACATGGTTCCATTCCATCAATAATCTCGTCCATGATGTCGTCAACTTTCCAAATCTTGTTTTCTTCATCAATCACGTGCTTGATAAAATTTTGCCAATTTTCTGGTGTAACTCTGTCAATTGCCGTGTTGAGAAGTCGGCGGACGTCGTCAGCCTTAAATGTTGTGTTCTCCCGTTTGACGTAGCCTTTTACCATCGCCCACGCTAGTTCAATTGGATTGAATTCGCAGTGGTACGGTGGTAATCGGAGAACGGTGTGCCCTGCGTTGCTAGCCAAGTTGTCGATAACATACGATTTCTCGCGTGGTTTTAACTCCCGCACCTTAGCTAAAAGTTCAGCCTTTAACATCGGCCTGTCGAAAGTAACTCCTTTCGCATCAAGCCACTCCAATATTACGGATTTTCTTGCACTTGAAGTAGGATATTTTTCGGTTTGGACTGAATGGTAGGGTGCGTTGTCCATAACAATAATAGAACGAGGATCAAGTCGAGGAAGAATAGACTGAAACCACTCTTTGAAATTATCGCCGTTCATTTCATCGTGGTAGTCAGTGCTATTCTTTTTGGACTCGAAACATAACAGCCCACCCTCGAGGAATCCTTTGTCTGAACCGATGTGTAACACAATCAACCGTTTCCCCTTACCAGTTGGGTTTGTCGGCCCGGTTGTTAGACCCTTGTTGAATGCATCGTGTTTGGACCGTACCGTTTTATCTATCCACACCCGGTCTACACAATCACCTGCGTTCAACCACGTCTCATCCAAATAGTAAATCGATCGACCTTCGTTTCGATACTTGCAgatgtcatataaatatttgcGGCGCCAAACAATCAAGTCTTCTCTCTCTGTCAAGACACTGCACCTTTTCCTCTTTGTAAACACAAAATCCAATTTCTTTATAATGTTGTACAAAGTAGTACGCTTGAAGTTAGGGAGCGACGGATCTTCGTTAACTTCAAACAAAATTTTGTCGATTGTAGGGAGTTCACGACGCAACCAAATTGAATGGACCTTTTGCCGAAGTCCATTGCGGTCCAAATCATCGATCTTATTAAAAAGCGATGTTTTTACTCGCTTCGTGTTTGGAGAAGTCACAGTGTTCTTTTGCTTATACTCGACGATAGTTTTCATTATTGTATCATAACCTATACCCGTGGCTTTTGACAGATTGTTATACATATCACTGCATGTAATATCTGGAGTTTTCATCAGAGTATCTTTGTACATATTAACAATGATACTCTTTTGTCGACTGTGTACATactgcaaaaaataaataaatgttaacacACATCGAAGACGAATATTTCAAATGGTAATTCTTTAGTATGTGAGCACCAGTCTACTTGctttatccatattataattttacacatAACTCAATTTTCACATACTAACAAATACCTTTCAAATGTGTGATTATTTGGCATAaccaatcaataaaaaaaaagtttaacttaCTTTTCCTTTTGGATTTTTTCTTATTGGAGAAATAACTTCGTCTGGTTCAACAAGATTGCGGATTTCACTGTGCTCACTCATAGTAAAAGAATTGTAAGTAGAAATTGCGAGGTTAAAAAACGGAGGACGTTGTAACGGAACTAACACAAATTCtacaatgaacaatattatttgaaattcaaCGGAAAGGCGCGTACATGCGAACACCTGCCACCAGCTGCGTCGCGCGTAGTCGGCCGAGCTGGTGAGCAGGTGGTTGATTTGGTGGGGAGAACAATGGGCGTAGCCTGACCGCCGCCgacgaaaactggtcgccgccgTCTAGgtttcttattttgaacagagtatatagagataataaatatttatattattaattatagtatactcCTACAGTCCTCGAGTATCCTCAAAATATTACTCCTTCATCGTATCGATAACGATTTACTTTGGTTACGATTTACTATGGCcaaatttagatataattttccaaataactgatgatagaaataatattaatattatacatgtgtagtatataacaataaatgtataaatttataatttgttaatataaaatgtgtttcgCGATATTaagatgataattaaaaatcgcGGGGCCCTAAACATATGTCCTCCCCTAGCGCCGACACTGACGCTGGTAGCCATTTACAACTTGGGCAATACTTACTAATCGTTAGCACGAACTTAGTTCGTGTCGTTagaaaggtaatattataataaacaacaacatTTCATATCAAACAAGTCCGTTGCCAATTAAAACGAGTAGAATTTGTAAACTTTTCCCAAGTGACAAATGGCGTTGGGCATCATAATTCAATAATGTTGTTGTCATATACAtagagataattttttttttaagtttatggtTGTTTATGGAGTCGGCAGCTGATAGtctagatatatataatatatctgtgcCATCAACACAATCTGGTATTATATAGTCCTTGGTAGTTTGGTATTACTGACATACCGTCCATAGTCATTGGTCCATCCGTTCATTGTCTAACGTTGTTTTTAGTGGTTAAAGATGTTTGCACTGTTTTTCGTACCgccaatttaatgttttatgccTTGTGCCcatgatataataaacttattatattatcatactagCTCTAAGTTAAACTCGGGGAGGGTTGGACTCACTGAGAGTGGGTACCGATTTTAGAGACAATGCcgttggaattataaaagttTCAAAGGCTGCAagacgaaagtttaggatttgtgataaggattagtgatatggattggagataaggcttggcgctttggcgggaatgtttaaaagtttgagcgtctagcaatccgtcaAGAACGTTGTAAATGGAGCATACGGGTACGATCTCCAGGATTACCTCCCGTTGTccgctgcttttggttgttaaaattgttaacaagtcgataggtttatttgattgtctagctatcagtATAAAAAATTCCCTTTCAACTGTACTTCCGTGTCGCAAGATGTGAGCCGTTCGGCCGTGACTGTTAAAAGATGCGTAAGTACACACGGTAACCCTGTGGCTGGCAGCGGCGAGCTATGCAAAACCAATTGCGACGAagccataattattattctatatccTTGCCGTGCTGCCCCAAAATATGATGAAAGCCACGTTTGTGGCCTCTACAGTATTATCCACAGTATTATATTAGTCAAATTGTGCACCTTGCCATGTgctaaaaaatcattaaaagtgaaattcaaattatttaaagtgcCACCATttctcttattattatttaaaatattatcaacctGCTTTTATTAATTTGGAGTAAATTCATTTTGAACAGAATattaagatttattaaaaaaattttgactttATAATACTTAGTTGAATCCTTCTAAGTCATCAATGAATGAAATACAGAAGATTCTCGTTATGTCGAATCTCAAGGGgaacagaaaaaaattgtgatattttaaatagtgtgaTACTAAATGTATAGTACCAAGTCAAAAAAgtactatttatataaaaaattaatttaattattaggtaactataataaacatattattaagtttttatttaaatttagctCAATGGCACCTCATCGAGCTAAGACATGTGAGATATGGAATCATTTCACTGAAATAAAACATGAGAAGGCACAGTGTGGATATTGCTCAGCTAAAATCAGTACTGCacttctttaaataatttaagacggCACATGAGGGGGTAAAGCATATATAAATtccattaaatacaaatacaagaaATGCAACAGATGgtttatgcattaaaaaatatattatttttttaatgtagaacaatatttttttagaaattattgatGACCCAATTATGCCCGGATGTGAATTGACCCAAGGACCATCTACATCACAATCAACTCAAGGTCCATCTACATCTGAGACTGTTCCTCATACTACTGCTGGACCGTCAGAAATATCACGGCATCGTACAAATTGACGGACACTACCAGGttatttcaattaaacaaaACCACTAAATGTCACTCATTAAAAAAGAGTAGATCATCAAtaggttaaaattattgttaaggggtaaatacaataataatatgacatttctATACACTAaaaagtaactatattattttaaacaaaaaaaactgaaatcatattttattttatagatatttttcattttacattGTTGGAGATCaaaaattgtaatgtattttgAAGATGTTGAATGGTGGTTATAAATTGCCTTCGAAGAAAACCGTGTCCAACTGCATGATACCTCTTCTTTATCACCAGACTTATGAGAAAATACAAGTTCTCATGACTAATTGTTTTTCGGTGTGTTTGGCTACAGATGGATAGACATCAATCAAAAATGAAAGCTATATTGGAGTTACTGCTCACTTAATTGACGAAAATGCATCACTTCAATCTGTGTGTCTTGGCTGTGAGAAATTTGAAGCAAGGCATACCTCTGAAaatttggttttgtttttaaaaaatactgtacGAGAGTGGAATATTGAAAACAAAGTAGCTGCTGTTGTGAGTGATAATGTttccaatattgtaataacataacataattttgaaaaaaaacattttggttgCCTTATAATCTTACTTTTGTTGacaaatacatacaataaataataaattgactcAGTATTGGGGTTCATAGAGTAACGGTCAATTATCTGAATAGgaaactttcttttttttaaatttctaaattgtCAATTTGAAAAGTTAACAATAGTAATCATTGAGGTAGTGGGGTGGTTTTCGTCCTAGATTGGTTCCGCTATCCCAACCATTGGTTAACTGAACCGCACACCGACTAGACACCGC
This genomic window from Metopolophium dirhodum isolate CAU chromosome 1, ASM1992520v1, whole genome shotgun sequence contains:
- the LOC132945559 gene encoding uncharacterized protein LOC132945559; amino-acid sequence: MSEHSEIRNLVEPDEVISPIRKNPKGKYVHSRQKSIIVNMYKDTLMKTPDITCSDMYNNLSKATGIGYDTIMKTIVEYKQKNTVTSPNTKRVKTSLFNKIDDLDRNGLRQKVHSIWLRRELPTIDKILFEVNEDPSLPNFKRTTLYNIIKKLDFVFTKRKRCSVLTEREDLIVWRRKYLYDICKYRNEGRSIYYLDETWLNAGDCVDRVWIDKTVRSKHDAFNKGLTTGPTNPTGKGKRLIVLHIGSDKGFLEGGLLCFESKKNSTDYHDEMNGDNFKEWFQSILPRLDPRSIIVMDNAPYHSVQTEKYPTSSARKSVILEWLDAKGVTFDRPMLKAELLAKVRELKPREKSYVIDNLASNAGHTVLRLPPYHCEFNPIELAWAMVKGYVKRENTTFKADDVRRLLNTAIDRVTPENWQNFIKHVIDEENKIWKVDDIMDEIIDGMEPCVLTITGDTSNDSSD